The nucleotide sequence ACAATTTGCCAAATCTTCGGCGACTGAACCTCAGTGAGAATGAGATTAGTGAATTGTCCACGAGTATAGATTCCTGGACGAAGTTAGAGACGCTCAATCTTTCCCGGAATCAGCTAAAAGCCCTTCCTGCGACTCTAGTCAAACTTTCGCAGCTGCGTCGGCTCTTCCTGAATGACAATCAGCTGGATTTCGATGGGATTCCGTCGGGAATTGGGAAATTGAGTTGCCTGGAGGTGTTCTCGGCGTCAAATAATCTCCTAGAGATGATTCCTGAGGGTCTCTGTCGGTGTGGCTCACTGAAAAAGCTCAATCTAAGCTCCAATAAATTAATCACTCTGCCAGATGCCATTTACCTCTGTTCTGACCTCGATCAGTTGGATCTGCGGAATAATCCTGACCTCATAATGCCCCCAAAGCCCATGGAGATGCAAAAGGGGGCGGGAATTGAATTTTACAACATTGATTTTTCTCTGCAGCATCAACTGAGACTGGCAGGAGCTACAGTTCCGCCGGCAGTTCAGTCAAGTGGCACAAGTAGCAAGGATCCAATTGCCCGGAAGTTGCGCCTGAGACGCGGAGCAAGGCCCGAAGTTGGCCAGGCGGACTCAGCCAAGGTGCTCAAGGGCATGAAGGATATTGCAGATGAGAAGAATGCCAAGAATTGGGAGGATGAAAAGGTGGAGAGTGTGAAGCCAAAACGCTGGGATGAGAGCCTGGAAAAGCCTCCGTTGGACTATTCGGAATTCTTTGAGGATGAAGATGGTCAAATTCCCGGGCTGACAATTTGggaaattgagaattttcttcCCAATAAAATTGAGGAGATTGCTCATGGGAAATTCTACGAAGGAGATTGCTATATTGTCCTCAAAACATGCCTGGATGATGTGGGTCAATTGACGTGGGAAATCTACTTCTGGATTGGGAATCATGCGCCCCTGGACAAGAAAGCATGTGCGGCAATTCATGCAGTTAATTTGCGAAATTACCTTGGAGCCCGATGCAGGACAGTGAGAGAGGAGCAAGCTGATGAATCTGAAGAATTCCTCGCTCTATTTGACACGGAGATATCGTACATTGAGGGCGGAAGGACATCCACGGGATTCTTCACAATTGAGGATGTTGTCTATATCACAAGAATGTATAGGGTTCATGCAGCCGGAGCTTCAATTCACCTCGAGCCAGTTGCCATTGAATTTGATTCACTAGATCCCAGGTATGTCTTTTTCCTGGACACAGGATTGAGGATTTTCATCTGGCATGGTAGAAAGTCCAAGAATACCCTGAAATCCAAGGCGAGACTCCTGGCGGAGAAGGTGAATAAGAATGAGAGGAAAAATCGTGCGGAGATATCCGTTGAGCTCCAGGGAGAGGAAAACCCAGATTTCTGGAAGACTCTGCAATGTGAAGATGGCATAAGACCACCAAAAAAAATCCTCGAGCACGTTGAGGAGGATTTTACCCCAAAACTCGCCAGATTGTACCAAGTACAGCTGGGAATGGGATACCTGGAATTGCCTCAAGTAGAGATTCCGGATCAAAAGCTAGTCCACACACTCCTCCAGAGCAAAAATGTCTACATCCTAGACTGCTATGGGGATCTTTTTGTGTGGTTTGGCAAAAAGTCCACAAGACTCGTCCGGGCGGCTGCCATTAAACTCTCCCAGGAACTCTTCAGTATGATCTGCCGGCCTGATCATGCGCTCGTGACGCGTGTCCAGGAAGGGACGGAAACTCAAATCTTCAAGTCGAAATTCATCGGTTGGGATGAAATAATTGCAGTGGACTTTACACGAACAGCACAATCTGTGGCCAAAACAGGAGCCGATTTAACCAAATGGGCCAAAAAGCAAGATACCAAGGCAGATTTAGCTGCTCTCTTTATGCCACGTCAAGCTGCCATGACCATCACCGAAGCCACGCAACTAGAAGAGGATTGGAATTATGATTTAGAAGCCATGGAATCCTTCGTCctggaaaataagaaatttgtcCGATTGCCCGAGGAGGAGCTAGGACACTTTTACACCGAAGAATGCTATGTCTTCCTCTGTCGCTACTGTGTTCCCGGTGAGGAGGACGAAGATGCCACAGGAGACAATGTTCCACCGCCAGAAGATGAGATTCAGTGTGTAGTGTACTTCTGGCAGGGTCGAAATGCAGGAAATATGGGTTGGTTGACATTTACCTTCACGCTCCAGAAGAAGTTCAAGGCCATGTTTGGCGAAGAGCTAGAAGTGGTGCGAATACATCAGCAGCAGGAGAACCTAAAGTTCATGGCACATTTCAAGCGGAAGTTCATCATTCACCATGGGAGGCGGAAGCAGAAACAGGTGACGCCGGATGGGAAGGCAGCTGTGAGATTTTACCATTTGCGCTCCAATGGAAGTGCTCTCTGCACTAGGCTCATTCAAATCCGACCGGATGCATCCTATTTGAATTCTGCCTTTTGGTAAGTGAATAATGATCCCAAGTAGCAATTTtaagtaagattaccgttggatgtatgtattctggattccaaaatcgggtcctatgacggtcgttagagagtcgaatgacggaaagtggggaattatatgacggtaattacggaagtcatttggcgtcataataactctgagattactcgctcacgactaaaatatgacggcGACTTacagtgtccctataaaaaatcttcccctcACGCAAAAAGACCGTCGtatggagtcgcttttgttactgcatggcagagtaaactttagaaccgtaaaataacgataatattactaattcaatctagATCtagagtaatgctgtgaccaaaatacgacgcgaatatgactaatttttaagattccaattaggagtaatttttttgaccattttttgtacaccaaaaaccagtcatttttgagtcagttTAATTTTTGCGGATTGGGGCTCTATTACTCTGATTACTACAAAAAGGAGTggcaggctttgcgaagtgttcgaactcgtgacttagatgctgtacttcaaaagtactttcgcatcatttaccgtttaccggttcttaaacgatttaaactgattcataaattacattaaaaaaggatcccaatttttctttctaatgggccatttccattgagaaaaaattggttCAAcgcataaaagcttaaaaataaaaattgggaacagttttccagACTGTTCCTATGGGGAACAGCGCCATCTATCGAGTTTTCTTCTGATACTTGCATGCCAATGAGTTGCCAGATTAAAAGTacacccgtcaaatcattgctctacctgccgattttactcggaggtttttttgaattttaacggtatattctagtacattcagagaaaatctgcagattctcggcagaatttctccctagaaaatctgcataacctccattacttcacaaaaatattgttgatttatgaagaaactgtagaagttataaagaaaatggtatgctctgcttaacaagcattaccgagtacacattttagatatctaaaaagatgcgagcaaaaaaactaatttcttaaaaatcgccaatcgaatgatacaaaaacacgaaattttggtcgacactctgtttaaagttttcacttcacttttctctacttgtaacacggcgtcgcagaattctttattttatataaacaccgtgatatcactaagaataactctatagaattttgcaaacttcagtgaaaaatttttccatctcttctgacacatcttgtctggaaagtctggaatgtagaaaaaatctacagaatatctacagaaattcgtcagagattcgtca is from Phlebotomus papatasi isolate M1 chromosome 1, Ppap_2.1, whole genome shotgun sequence and encodes:
- the LOC129799679 gene encoding protein flightless-1; translation: MANTGVLPFVRGVDFTKNDFSDGKFPAALRLMTGVQWLKLDKTSLSEIAEEMGKLAKLEHLSLKNNDLEKLFGELTELNSLRSLNLRHNKVKNSGIPVELFQLEELTTLDLSHNRLKEIPDGLEKAKNLLVLNLSHNQIDSIPTALFIHLTDLLFLDVSHNNLETLPPQTRRLANLQTLILSDNPLEVFQLRQLPSLQNLEVLHMRNTQRNLQNFPTSLDSLANLAELDLAQNNLARVPDCLYNLPNLRRLNLSENEISELSTSIDSWTKLETLNLSRNQLKALPATLVKLSQLRRLFLNDNQLDFDGIPSGIGKLSCLEVFSASNNLLEMIPEGLCRCGSLKKLNLSSNKLITLPDAIYLCSDLDQLDLRNNPDLIMPPKPMEMQKGAGIEFYNIDFSLQHQLRLAGATVPPAVQSSGTSSKDPIARKLRLRRGARPEVGQADSAKVLKGMKDIADEKNAKNWEDEKVESVKPKRWDESLEKPPLDYSEFFEDEDGQIPGLTIWEIENFLPNKIEEIAHGKFYEGDCYIVLKTCLDDVGQLTWEIYFWIGNHAPLDKKACAAIHAVNLRNYLGARCRTVREEQADESEEFLALFDTEISYIEGGRTSTGFFTIEDVVYITRMYRVHAAGASIHLEPVAIEFDSLDPRYVFFLDTGLRIFIWHGRKSKNTLKSKARLLAEKVNKNERKNRAEISVELQGEENPDFWKTLQCEDGIRPPKKILEHVEEDFTPKLARLYQVQLGMGYLELPQVEIPDQKLVHTLLQSKNVYILDCYGDLFVWFGKKSTRLVRAAAIKLSQELFSMICRPDHALVTRVQEGTETQIFKSKFIGWDEIIAVDFTRTAQSVAKTGADLTKWAKKQDTKADLAALFMPRQAAMTITEATQLEEDWNYDLEAMESFVLENKKFVRLPEEELGHFYTEECYVFLCRYCVPGEEDEDATGDNVPPPEDEIQCVVYFWQGRNAGNMGWLTFTFTLQKKFKAMFGEELEVVRIHQQQENLKFMAHFKRKFIIHHGRRKQKQVTPDGKAAVRFYHLRSNGSALCTRLIQIRPDASYLNSAFCYILYVPFETEDESESGIVYAWIGSKAAPEEAKLIQDIAEDIFNNPWVSLQVLNEGEEPENFFWVALGGRKPYDTDATFMEYTRLFRCSNEKGYFTVAEKCSDFCQDDLADDDIMILDNGEQVFLWLGARCSEVEIKLAYKSAQVYIQHMRIKQPDRSRKLFLTLKNKESKRFTKCFHGWSEHKKPPE